The following are from one region of the Streptomyces changanensis genome:
- the rsmD gene encoding 16S rRNA (guanine(966)-N(2))-methyltransferase RsmD, with translation MTRVIAGTAGGRRLAVPPGNGTRPTSDRAREALFSTWESLLGTLDGIRVADLYAGSGAVGLEALSRGASHVLLVEADARAARTVRENVRALGLPGAEVRTGRAEQAAAGPAPAEPYDAVFLDPPYAVPDDDLREILLTLRSQGWLAQDALVTVERSTRGGAFGWPEGFEPLRSRRYGEGTFWYGRAASTCEDAP, from the coding sequence ATGACCCGCGTGATCGCCGGCACGGCCGGCGGACGCCGCCTGGCCGTACCGCCGGGCAACGGCACCCGACCCACCTCGGACCGGGCGCGCGAGGCCCTGTTCTCCACCTGGGAGTCGCTCCTCGGCACCCTCGACGGCATCCGCGTCGCCGACCTGTACGCCGGGTCGGGCGCCGTCGGCCTGGAGGCCCTGTCCCGCGGCGCCTCGCACGTCCTGCTCGTCGAGGCCGACGCCCGCGCCGCCCGCACCGTCCGGGAGAACGTCCGCGCCCTCGGCCTGCCGGGCGCCGAGGTCCGCACCGGCCGGGCCGAGCAGGCCGCCGCGGGCCCCGCGCCGGCCGAGCCGTACGATGCGGTCTTCCTCGACCCGCCGTACGCCGTCCCGGACGACGATCTTCGCGAGATACTCCTCACACTCCGCTCCCAGGGCTGGCTCGCGCAGGACGCGCTCGTCACCGTGGAGCGCAGCACCAGGGGTGGGGCGTTCGGCTGGCCGGAAGGGTTCGAGCCGCTACGGTCCCGTCGCTACGGCGAGGGAACGTTTTGGTACGGTCGCGCCGCCTCTACGTGCGAAGACGCACCATGA
- the coaD gene encoding pantetheine-phosphate adenylyltransferase: MRRAVCPGSFDPITNGHLDIIARASKLYDVVHVAVMINKSKQGLFTVEERMDLIREVTGEYDNVEVEAHHGLLVDFCKDRGIPAIVKGLRAVSDFDYELQMAQMNNGLTGVETLFVPTNPTYSFLSSSLVKEVAAWGGDVSHLLPPAVHEALVARLREK; encoded by the coding sequence TTGCGCCGAGCAGTCTGTCCGGGGTCGTTCGACCCCATCACCAACGGACATCTCGACATCATCGCCCGCGCCTCCAAGCTGTACGACGTCGTGCACGTGGCCGTGATGATCAACAAGTCGAAGCAGGGCCTGTTCACCGTCGAGGAGCGGATGGACCTCATCCGCGAGGTCACCGGCGAGTACGACAACGTCGAGGTCGAGGCCCACCACGGTCTGCTGGTCGACTTCTGCAAGGACCGCGGCATCCCGGCCATCGTCAAGGGGCTGCGCGCGGTCAGCGACTTCGACTACGAGTTGCAGATGGCCCAGATGAACAACGGCCTCACCGGTGTCGAGACCCTCTTCGTGCCGACCAACCCCACCTACAGCTTCCTCTCCTCCTCCCTGGTCAAGGAGGTGGCGGCGTGGGGCGGCGACGTCTCGCACCTGCTGCCGCCGGCGGTCCACGAGGCGCTGGTCGCGCGGCTGCGCGAGAAGTGA
- a CDS encoding ATP synthase F0 subunit B, whose product MDVQKKLDDIVEAVGSARSMPMSASCVVNRAELLALLDEVRQALPGSLAQAEELIGGREQLVEQARREAERIIEAAHAERGSLISDSQVARRSQEEADRILAEARREAEEIRAEADDYVDSKLANFEVVLTKTIGSVDRGREKLLGRGPGLDEQGFADEDAPEYSSDPQTLVQRADAYVDAKLSAFEAVLSKTLEAVGRGRQKLHGRSEADALGEHMAAQDAAGPGQLHTSDADYLAGLAEPADPEPAATPAAGAVPQQSPPPPARQPDPYGYPAQQPQQPQGAYAYQQDPYAYPQQGYDQAPQGYEAQHGYDQGPQGYDQGGTQGYDQGPQGYDQGPQGYDQGGYAQPQGYGGGPDPYAYQQQPPAPPLPPAQQGAALDETSFFDTGMIDLEQLRRYEQGHDQGR is encoded by the coding sequence GTGGACGTGCAGAAGAAGCTCGACGACATCGTCGAGGCGGTCGGGAGCGCGCGCTCCATGCCCATGTCGGCCTCCTGCGTGGTGAACCGCGCGGAACTGCTCGCGCTGCTGGACGAGGTGCGCCAGGCCCTGCCGGGCTCCCTCGCCCAGGCCGAGGAGCTCATCGGCGGCCGAGAGCAGCTGGTCGAGCAGGCCCGCCGCGAGGCCGAGCGGATCATCGAGGCGGCCCACGCCGAGCGCGGCTCCCTCATCTCCGACAGCCAGGTGGCCCGCAGGTCCCAGGAGGAGGCCGACCGCATCCTCGCCGAGGCCCGCCGCGAGGCCGAGGAGATCCGTGCCGAGGCCGACGACTACGTCGACTCCAAGCTCGCCAACTTCGAGGTCGTCCTCACCAAGACCATCGGTTCCGTCGACCGCGGGCGCGAGAAGCTCCTCGGCCGCGGCCCGGGTCTGGACGAGCAGGGGTTCGCCGACGAGGACGCCCCCGAGTACAGCTCCGACCCGCAGACCCTCGTCCAGCGGGCCGACGCCTACGTCGACGCCAAGCTGAGCGCCTTCGAGGCCGTCCTCAGCAAGACCCTCGAAGCGGTCGGCCGTGGCCGCCAGAAGCTCCACGGCCGCTCCGAGGCCGACGCCCTCGGCGAGCACATGGCCGCCCAGGACGCCGCGGGCCCCGGGCAGCTGCACACCAGCGACGCCGACTACCTCGCCGGCCTCGCCGAGCCGGCCGACCCGGAGCCGGCCGCGACGCCCGCCGCCGGTGCCGTACCGCAGCAGTCCCCGCCGCCGCCCGCGCGGCAGCCCGACCCGTACGGCTACCCGGCCCAGCAGCCCCAGCAGCCCCAGGGCGCCTACGCGTACCAGCAGGACCCGTACGCCTACCCCCAGCAGGGCTACGACCAGGCCCCGCAGGGCTACGAGGCCCAGCATGGCTACGACCAGGGCCCGCAGGGCTACGACCAGGGGGGCACCCAGGGCTACGACCAGGGCCCGCAGGGGTACGACCAGGGCCCGCAGGGGTACGACCAGGGGGGCTACGCCCAGCCCCAGGGCTACGGCGGCGGCCCCGACCCCTACGCCTACCAGCAGCAGCCCCCGGCGCCGCCGCTCCCGCCGGCGCAGCAGGGCGCCGCACTGGACGAGACGAGCTTCTTCGACACGGGCATGATCGACCTGGAGCAGCTGCGCCGCTACGAGCAGGGCCACGACCAGGGCCGCTGA
- a CDS encoding YceD family protein: MFDTHELGRRPGALQRITREVAAAADLGIDGVIGVPEGSPVELDLRLESVMEGVLVTGTARATAEGECVRCLVPLRREVAADYQEMFSYPNPDSDDARGHRKAAADDAAEEDEDVTPLEDGMFDLEPLLRDAVVLALPMQPVCREDCAGLCAECGADLNENPDHHHDAVDIRWAALQGLAGSLGTDEKDDMSGAEAGVDEKQEK, encoded by the coding sequence GTGTTCGACACGCACGAGCTGGGGCGGCGTCCTGGTGCCCTCCAGCGGATCACCCGCGAGGTGGCGGCAGCCGCCGACCTCGGCATCGACGGAGTCATCGGCGTACCGGAGGGCTCGCCCGTCGAGCTCGACCTCCGCCTCGAGTCGGTCATGGAAGGGGTGCTCGTCACGGGCACCGCCCGTGCGACCGCCGAGGGGGAGTGCGTAAGGTGTCTGGTGCCGCTGCGCCGAGAGGTCGCCGCGGACTACCAGGAGATGTTCTCGTACCCCAACCCCGACAGCGACGATGCCCGGGGCCACCGCAAGGCGGCCGCGGACGACGCTGCCGAGGAGGACGAGGACGTCACCCCCCTCGAGGACGGAATGTTCGACCTCGAGCCCTTGCTGCGTGATGCGGTGGTGCTCGCACTGCCGATGCAGCCGGTGTGCCGGGAGGACTGTGCCGGGCTCTGCGCCGAATGCGGCGCGGACCTGAACGAGAACCCGGACCACCACCATGACGCCGTCGACATCCGTTGGGCGGCACTGCAGGGACTCGCTGGTTCACTCGGAACCGACGAGAAGGACGACATGAGCGGCGCCGAAGCGGGCGTCGACGAGAAGCAGGAGAAGTAG
- the rpmF gene encoding 50S ribosomal protein L32, translated as MAVPKRKMSRSNTRHRRSQWKAAVPTLVSCERCQEPKLQHIACPSCGTYNKRQVLSV; from the coding sequence GTGGCTGTTCCGAAGCGGAAGATGTCGCGCAGCAACACGCGCCACCGCCGGTCGCAGTGGAAGGCTGCGGTCCCCACCCTGGTTTCGTGCGAGCGTTGCCAGGAGCCGAAGCTGCAGCACATCGCGTGCCCCAGCTGCGGCACGTACAACAAGCGCCAGGTCCTCTCGGTCTGA
- the rnc gene encoding ribonuclease III, with protein MSSHETADDAKKQADNTASSHTLLEGRLGYRLESALLVRALTHRSYAYENGGLPTNERLEFLGDSVLGLVVTDTLYRTHPDLPEGQLAKLRAAVVNSRALAEVGRGLDLGSFIRLGRGEEGTGGRDKASILADTLEAVIGAVYLDQGLDAASELVHRLFDPLIEKSSNLGAGLDWKTSLQELTAAEGLGVPEYLVTETGPDHEKTFTAAARVGGVSYGTGTGRSKKEAEQQAAESAWRAIRAAADEREAAAKAAAEAGEVADRSPSPVPEPAGPAGSPEATAAADPASA; from the coding sequence GTGTCTAGCCACGAAACGGCGGATGACGCCAAGAAGCAGGCGGACAACACGGCCTCGTCCCACACGCTTCTGGAAGGGCGGCTCGGGTACCGACTCGAGTCCGCCCTTCTGGTGCGTGCGCTGACCCACCGTTCGTACGCGTACGAGAACGGCGGTCTGCCCACCAACGAGCGGCTGGAGTTCCTCGGGGACTCCGTGCTCGGCCTGGTGGTCACGGACACGCTGTACCGCACCCACCCCGACCTGCCCGAAGGCCAGCTGGCCAAGTTGCGGGCCGCGGTGGTCAACTCGCGTGCGCTGGCGGAGGTCGGCCGCGGCCTCGACCTGGGCTCCTTCATCCGGCTCGGCCGCGGTGAAGAGGGCACGGGCGGCCGGGACAAGGCGTCCATCCTCGCCGACACCCTCGAAGCGGTGATCGGCGCGGTCTACCTCGACCAGGGCCTCGACGCGGCGTCCGAGCTGGTGCACCGGCTCTTCGACCCGCTGATCGAGAAGTCCTCGAACCTCGGCGCCGGCCTGGACTGGAAGACCAGCCTCCAGGAGCTGACCGCGGCCGAGGGCCTCGGCGTCCCGGAGTACCTGGTCACCGAGACCGGTCCGGACCACGAGAAGACCTTCACTGCTGCTGCCCGCGTCGGTGGTGTCTCGTACGGCACCGGCACCGGCCGCAGCAAGAAGGAAGCGGAGCAGCAGGCCGCGGAGTCCGCCTGGCGGGCCATCCGTGCCGCCGCGGACGAGCGGGAGGCGGCGGCGAAGGCCGCTGCCGAGGCCGGAGAGGTCGCCGACCGCTCTCCCTCTCCCGTTCCCGAGCCGGCGGGCCCCGCCGGCAGCCCCGAGGCGACGGCCGCGGCCGACCCGGCCTCGGCCTGA
- the mutM gene encoding bifunctional DNA-formamidopyrimidine glycosylase/DNA-(apurinic or apyrimidinic site) lyase, translating to MPELPEVEVVRRGLERWVSGRTVAGVDVLHPRAVRRHVGGGEDFAARLVGHRVGVARRRGKYLWLPLDDADAAVLGHLGMSGQLLVQPEDAPDERHLRIRIRFDDTLGTELRFVDQRTFGGLSLHETDRDGLPDVIAHIARDPLDPAFDDAAFHAALRLRRTTVKRALLDQSLISGVGNIYADEALWRSRLHYDRPTAALTRPRSYELLGHVRDVMTAALAVGGTSFDSLYVNVNGESGYFDRSLDAYGREDEPCRRCGTPIRRRPWMNRSSYFCPRCQRAPRPAPHV from the coding sequence GTGCCCGAGCTGCCCGAGGTCGAAGTCGTCCGACGGGGCCTCGAACGCTGGGTGAGCGGCCGCACCGTCGCCGGCGTGGACGTGCTCCACCCGCGCGCCGTCCGGCGGCACGTCGGCGGCGGCGAGGACTTCGCCGCCCGCCTCGTCGGCCACCGCGTCGGCGTGGCCCGGCGGCGCGGCAAGTACCTGTGGCTGCCGCTGGACGACGCGGACGCCGCGGTCCTCGGCCACCTCGGCATGAGCGGCCAGCTCCTCGTCCAGCCGGAGGACGCCCCCGACGAGCGGCACCTGCGCATCCGCATACGCTTCGACGACACCCTCGGCACCGAGCTGCGCTTCGTCGACCAGCGCACCTTCGGCGGGCTCTCCCTCCACGAGACCGACCGGGACGGGCTGCCCGACGTCATCGCGCACATCGCCCGCGACCCCCTGGACCCGGCCTTCGACGACGCCGCCTTCCACGCCGCCCTGCGACTGCGCCGCACCACGGTCAAGCGGGCCCTGCTCGACCAGAGCCTCATCAGCGGCGTCGGCAACATCTACGCCGACGAGGCGCTGTGGCGCAGCCGCCTGCACTACGACCGCCCCACCGCCGCCCTCACCCGGCCGCGCTCGTACGAGCTGCTCGGCCACGTCCGGGACGTCATGACCGCCGCGCTGGCGGTCGGCGGCACCAGCTTCGACAGCCTGTACGTCAACGTCAACGGCGAGTCCGGCTACTTCGACCGGTCGCTCGACGCCTACGGGCGCGAGGACGAGCCCTGCCGGCGGTGCGGCACGCCGATCCGCCGCCGCCCGTGGATGAACCGGTCCAGCTACTTCTGCCCCCGCTGCCAGCGCGCCCCCCGCCCGGCACCCCACGTGTGA
- a CDS encoding flavodoxin family protein, giving the protein MSTPVVSIAYHSGYGHTTVLAQAVRDGAADAGATAHLLRVDELTESGWALLDASDAIVFGSPTYMGTASGAFHAFAEATSGRWFAGAWQDKLAAGFTNSASKSGDKPHTLYYFQTLAAQHGMHWINLGLKPGWNSSTSSENDLNRLGIFAGASAQTNNDQGPEAVHKADIATAEHLGRRVATTAHTFTRGRTTLTP; this is encoded by the coding sequence ATGAGCACGCCCGTCGTTTCGATCGCCTACCACTCCGGCTACGGCCACACCACCGTCCTCGCCCAGGCCGTCCGGGACGGCGCGGCCGACGCCGGCGCCACCGCCCACCTGCTGAGGGTCGACGAACTGACCGAGTCCGGTTGGGCTCTGCTGGACGCCTCGGACGCGATCGTCTTCGGCTCGCCCACGTACATGGGCACGGCCTCCGGCGCCTTCCACGCCTTCGCCGAGGCCACGTCCGGGCGCTGGTTCGCCGGAGCCTGGCAGGACAAACTGGCGGCCGGGTTCACCAACTCCGCTTCCAAGAGCGGCGACAAGCCGCACACTCTGTACTACTTCCAGACCCTCGCCGCCCAGCACGGCATGCACTGGATCAACCTCGGCCTGAAGCCGGGATGGAACTCCAGCACCAGCTCGGAGAACGACCTCAACCGCCTCGGCATCTTCGCCGGCGCGAGCGCCCAGACCAACAACGACCAGGGCCCCGAGGCCGTCCACAAGGCGGACATCGCCACGGCGGAACACCTCGGCCGGCGCGTGGCCACCACGGCCCACACCTTCACCAGGGGTCGCACCACCCTCACGCCCTGA